The following nucleotide sequence is from Perca flavescens isolate YP-PL-M2 chromosome 20, PFLA_1.0, whole genome shotgun sequence.
GCCCTTGTGAAAAACAAGAGGTCCACCAGAAGTCCCCCTTCTTCTACACACGTTCTGACACCACACATCAAGAAGATGGCAAACTGTAAAAACGCAGAGTGGCTGCGCTGCATTAGTTGCATAGCTAAGTCGGACGGCAGTATCGTTTTGGCTGAGTTCCTCTCTGTCACGCACGTTAAGGTCCAAGCAGCAGAGTTCCTATTTGACTCTTGTCAACCCTCGTTGTGCAAACATTTGACCAATTGTTTGTGAAGGAGGACAAATACCCCATTCATCTCTTGATGCTTGGACTTTATCTGTGCTTGAACTGATGCAAGAAACCTGCAGCATTATTGACCGGGAACTCTACCAATCGATCCATGCATTGTCCTGCACCCCTGGCTCTCTAGTAATCAGTGAAACAGTAACCTTAAAAGAATTCTTTTCACTATATTAAAActcattgttgtctttttttagtTATTCTTCCTCTGCATTTACACAAATACAAGTTtggttggtttaaaaaaaaagtttgggtCGTTTCTATTTGGCCGGTTATTTAAATTTCTAATTTCTAATAAAACTGTGTCTTTTCTCGCATAAGCGTCTGGACATGTAAATGCTGTGGAAGACTAATTGTTACTGGTTTCTCCGTATATATCCATGCAGTGTGTCTCGCAGCTTATCTGCATTCgattagtttatttttgttctgtGAGTTCATTCAAAGCTAAACAATTAAACTGAAAGAGAAGTGCAGGAGCTCCTTGTTGTCCGTCTGCTGATGTTAGCTCTAAATGGTGCTTTACATCTGTGAAACTAATACAAAGTTTGCACCATCAAGCTCGGTGTAGCTGTAACGGCCGGCAACAATCTGAATAAACATATAACTGACCTGCAAATCAATTCACGTCTCCGGTTTTCATTTGACACTTTTGAGGATGTTTAGGACATTACAACGGGTTGAAGAGAAGAGCTATTTCAATGTTGTTATTTCCACTGTAGCTCTCATGTACAACAAAATGATTTGTCTATGTTTTGTCTAGTTTTAGAGCAATCAGCAAAGACTTTTTGCGTATCCAAACAAGGTGAATATTTCAGTCATAATGACCCAGATTCCAATCACAGGGAATGATCAGTGATGATCTACAAACTGCAAAAATGTTAACTAATGTCTTTTATAACAAAATCCAATTTCAAAGATGAGGCGCCTCTAAGGTGCAATGAATATATAGAAATTGATATAGTAATGATTAATAGTGAAAAGCTAAAGGGACATTCCATCAGCGACTTGGCAGGCTGAATCTGACACTGCTGAGAATGGTGAATATTTCCCATGTGTGACTTTGAGAAAAAACGTATAACAATGGCAAAACACGTCTCTTCATCCTGCTAAAATGTCTCCTTACTTACAGTTCTCAATGTCACAATGAACAGCACTGCGCCATTTCCCATCATTCCATGTTCCTGGCATCCCGACTGGAGCTGTAATGTGCTGGTGCCGGTGCCTTGTCTCAGCAGGATCATCAGTCACCAGGCTGACATCCGGCATCCCACTGAACCCTGAAGGAacacacaacaaaatgcagttttcacattcattttgacTGCATATTGTGAGTGTAAAACAATAGCTCAGCGTACTAAACATTAAGTGTTTTCAAGAGTCAGTTGGTCTTTGCTGTTGAGGACATCAAATTCTCTGACGTCATTTAACTTACTAACTTATATTTAACACAAGCTTTAAGTAAATAGGACTCTCATAactgaaattaactgttttttaaGAAACTTACTAAAGTAATTCCAATTCATTTCAATTGGATTTTCATTTGATTTAcatgtactcaagtactgtacttgagtaacAATTTTGAGGTATCAgaactttacttgagtatttccattttatgctactttatactttggGTGGAAATCTTgtatttttactccactacatttatttatatagctttggttacttgttactttgcagattcagattaataatacaaaatatagtcAATAAAACAATGATAATGTATATAGGTATAATGTATACAAGCTACCCAGCTGTAAACTAATTAgccccacctttaccagctgcaacattaaagtgatgtaaCGTTACAGGAGTGCATCAGTAATTATAATtcaatataatatgaaatgggCCCTTCTGCCTCTGCAGGAATTATTTTGGTACTTAAAGTATGTTTATACTTATGTACTATTACTTGTACTCTACTTaaagtaaaatatgtttttatatttcttccaccacttcACATGCACATGGCAGGGTAACTGTTTATAAATGTACCTGGCTGCTGAGCTAATTATGCTAACTAAGTACCATAGACTAGTCTATGCTAACTACTTAGCttcgtagctagctagctatctgcCACTATAGTTATCTTACTGACTCGACGTTCGACACCGGTGTAGGACAACTCACTTTTAATAATGAGCACGGACcatatggatgtattatagACAGCTTGTGTATTATATCCACAAACATTTTCTGCTACCTACAGATGGCGGTAGAGGCTAGACAACGTCTAGCCAAGTTAAGTTGCAAATTACTTCCTTCGGTCAGAGGACACCAACATGGCTGCCGCCTGCTTCTGTCGATAACACGTCTGTCCCAATGTTAACTTTCAAATGCTTTGAATAACGGTTTCACAGAGCGCGTAATAATCTTCACCTGTAGCACCATTTCGACGCCGCCATGTTCCAGGTAATTGGCGGGAGGAGCATCCAGGTGGCCCGGCTCCTCGCACCCAGGAGCGCCGTGCTCGTGGAGGCTGTCCGGGGAAGAAAGTCCCGCACAGACCCGGTGGCCAAGTCTAAAGAGGGGCGAATAAAAGTTCCTCCCCCGGTCGACCCGGTGGAGATGGTCGTCCTCAAGGAGAGATACACGGAGTACCAGATGATGATGAGGGCGCTTCGGTACGTTAAATCACCACTGTTAGTAACCGTAGGAACTGACATGTCCCGGACGTTAACAGGTCACCAGATGTTGTGGCAAATTCAGTTTTCTTGCTCAAAATCGGTGTCCCTTGCTGTGCTGTAAATTGTTTCCCAAACTTTAAACATTTCTTTATCAAAATAACATTTGTTTTACCCTCAACCTCCATCCAATAAATGTGCCAACATTTGCACTCCAAATATGTGCGCTGTCAAAGTTGGTATTATCTGTAAGGAATTAAAAAATTGAATTTGAATCAACATtgttaaaatgtatgtattttgaataagaaatttgggttttgcagcaacacacagatatacagatgacaTACATTGTGTCATTGACACAAAGTACAGATAAATAGAGAAAGTAAAACGAATAATAGAAACATAGAAACTATACATGAGCAATTAAAGACACAAAGGAGAACAGCAGTGCGATTAATAGCATAGTATACTGTAGTGCTATATAGTTTTgtgtaatatataataagtgtgtatatatatatatatctatctgtccaagagagagagagacaatagatagtagtgtgtgtgtgtgtgtgtgtgtgtgtgtgtgtgtgtgtgtgtgtgtgtgtgtgtgtgtgtgtgtgtgtgtgtgaaattgtAACAATAATACTCTTCGGACATTTTATACATAACATACTCGTCTGCAAAGTAGTTAAACAATCAATTTGGTTTCCATTAAATTAAACAGCATGATTAACCGAATAACTGATTAGTCAAATTACAGAAAGTAAttgcaacaattttgataatctactaattgtgatttttaagtaaaaatgcagatatttctttttctagcttttcaaatgtgaaaCATTGGATAGTAAACGTATTTggcttttggactgttggtccaACAAGAAAAGCAGTTTAAATATTTCAACTTAGGGTCTGGGAATTTGTGATGATCATTATTCTCTATTTCTGACATACAGTCATACATCATGTTGTCAGAGTTGTGACATATTATGTGCTTGAAGTTGATACTATCAATTTTGACACTGAAATCCAGTTTTAAACACGTATATTTTAACATTCCGACtggtttttcatttttaaatattgggAATTGTAGTCCTGCCCTTCTATAAACTACACGTGTCTACTGATTCTGCAGGAAGACGTCCTTTTGAATTGATGTGGTTCTTTCCTCTGTGTTCGTCAGGCTGGAGTTTAAGGAGGAGGTGCTTCGGAAGAAGTACGAGGAGGAGACGGGCTCCCTGGCGGAGGAGAGGGCGAGACAGGAGGCGGAGGAGCATCGCGCCCTCATGGCCTTTAACAACCAGGAGAACCTCCGCATGCTCAAACTCCGGTAAAAATAGACTCAAAATTACAACATGAGTAAAAACCTCATTCAAAGATACGGTCAACCGTGTCTAgtttccatctgtgtgcttaaaaaaaacaagatttagtTCTATATTTCCAAAAGTAAAAGCTCACTTTCTCCTCTGTATCTTTCAGGATTTTGAGGATCCAGAAGGAAAAGGAGGAAGCTGAGCGCAAGAAGGTAGAAGCTGCCATTCAACGTGAACAAGAGCAGCAAGAATccatcaaagaaaaagagagggacattttaaaattgcaggtatgatttttattttttttttctcaatcttTGTTTATCTTCTTTCTGTTTTGCTCCCTCTAAACTGAAGTGGaaattttatattaaaaaaagtggaaatttgAAATCCTGCATCAAAATAGCATCCTGGTTATATTCCTAAACAAACTAAATGTGACTTTTTACTTTCAATCTCTTACAGGAGGAGGCCAAGAACTTCATCACATTGGAGAACTTGGATCAGCGTATAGAAGAAGCTCTGGACAATCCAAAGAATTACAACTTTGCCATTGACAAAGAAGGGAGAGTTGTTAAACAGACAATGCTGCAGTAAAACACCAGACCGACCTGTTATGTGTCTCAGAAGATAAAGAAAGACGGATTAACATCATTTAGGACTGGGATCAGAGTTGGAAGCGCATTTTCTTCAAATAAACACGGAAAACATTTAGCATGAGAAAACCAAGAAATTAGACTTTTTCATTGGCAGATAATTTGTAGATTAAAGTGACTGTTGATGGAAAGCTTCAGTACCTGCCTTTATGTTTATTCCTTATGAGTGCTGTATGTTACCGTAACATTTCCTGTTATCATTACTGTCTTCTCAGGATGTGTGAtgtttgtaaaataaattaatgttaACTGGAGTTCCCACTGAATTAGTCTGAATCTTTTAACAGAACAGAATGAAAATTAgatcccttcttttttttttttttttttttttttacttaacaaaaatTAGACTCCATTCTCTCCAGTGCACTTACTCATTCTCCAAAACTGAATAAGAGCTACTCGAAAACTGTCTAATAATTACCAGCCGCAACAGCGATGCTGGTATTGTTTTAACCttgtaaatctgtgtgtgtcgtCATGGTAAACTGTGGTCCTGGAGACACCTACTGTAGCGTCAACTACCACTGATGCGCTTTAGTgtactttgccaggtgtttatATGTCTGCGGCCAGAGATTGTCACCGCGACAGCATCGCAACTGTGCAAGATGCTTTCACAAAACTTTACAGGTGTGCAGATGAGCGTTGAAATTAAGGCTGAGTTTGAAAATGGATGTGGCAGCTGGTGTGATTCCATCGCAAGATGACTAGAGTTCAAAatagcatttttctttttacctttaGTATGTAATGCCGTTGCCCTTACAAAGAATGTATTGTTGCATGCAGTGTGCATACAATTGAGACATATTAATTCTTCATAACATTGCACCTTGAATTTTTACCCTCTTGATATATGCTGTGCAAAGGATTGTGGGTCAGATTAGCCAGAACGGCATGCTGGCTTGCATACTGCTAAATGTGACTGGATGCATTAGGACATCCTGGTATTTTTGGCATACTGCATTTGACATTTTATGCATTGGGACATACcatatcttattttttttggcaAACTAAATAGTATGGTAGTAGGAGTACTGGAACGCAGGGATGGTGTCTAGTTTACGgtttctttttacaaaatggtgtcagactgacacaaatgtaaaaaatctGACCTTACAGTTTCTAATCGATTCAAGTCTCGTAGATGCAGCATCATTAttatttctctcctttttattAGATGCAGTGGGTGTGATTACATCAGCATACATACAGACATTCTTGAGGGTAATTGTACATCTACTGTATGTTCCCACCCTAaataactattaataataatacatacaagCTAAAGTTGGCTTCAAACTGGTTCCAAAGCACTTCAAACTAAATGTTGTTCTTGAGCACCTTGATATAAGCAATAAATACATTCACAAAATATTGCAACTGTGGAACCCAAACCATTTCTGTGAACAAGATGGCAGAAAACTGAACAGTATTTGATATAAAACCTTTAATCCAGAGAAATGTATCCAGGTAAGgtaatatttaatgttttgcTCTAAAGCACCTGCAGGTTTTTGGAAATGGGACAGTCTA
It contains:
- the mrps26 gene encoding small ribosomal subunit protein mS26; this encodes MFQVIGGRSIQVARLLAPRSAVLVEAVRGRKSRTDPVAKSKEGRIKVPPPVDPVEMVVLKERYTEYQMMMRALRLEFKEEVLRKKYEEETGSLAEERARQEAEEHRALMAFNNQENLRMLKLRILRIQKEKEEAERKKVEAAIQREQEQQESIKEKERDILKLQEEAKNFITLENLDQRIEEALDNPKNYNFAIDKEGRVVKQTMLQ